The following coding sequences are from one Haliotis asinina isolate JCU_RB_2024 chromosome 3, JCU_Hal_asi_v2, whole genome shotgun sequence window:
- the LOC137278840 gene encoding dynein heavy chain-like encodes MSQMEYIKITNDTSTDWCDAPYSLYRLVAVSLHTASTDYSVTPYSLYRLQCHSIQPLQTSVSLHPTSTDYSVTPYSLYRLVCHSIQPLQTGVSLHTASTDWCVTPYNLYRLVCHSIQPLQTTVSLHTASTNWCVTPYNLYRLVCHSIQPLQTSVSLHTASTDWWQYHSIQPLQTGGSVTQYSLYRLVTGSVTSYSLYRLECHSIQPLQTDVSLHTASTDWWQCHSIQPLQTGGSVTPYSLYRLVAVSLNTASTDWWQCHSIQPLQTGNWQCHSIQPLQTGGSVTQYSLYRLVTGSVTPYSLYRLECHSIQPLQTGVSLHTASTDWCITPYRLC; translated from the exons ATGAGTCAAATGGAGTACATCAAAATTACAAATGATA CCTCTACAGACTGGTGTGATGCTCCATACAGCCTCTACAGACTGGTGGCAGTGTCACTCCATACAGCCTCTACAGACTACAGTGTCACTCCATACAGCCTCTACAGACTACAGTGTCACTCAATACAGCCTCTACAGACTAGTGTGTCACTCCATCCAACCTCTACAGACTACAGTGTCACTCCATACAGCCTCTACAGACTGGTGTGTCACTCCATACAACCTCTACAGACTGGTGTGTCACTCCATACAGCCTCTACAGACTGGTGTGTCACTCCATACAACCTCTACAGACTGGTGTGTCACTCCATACAGCCTCTACAGACTACTGTGTCACTCCATACAGCCTCTACAAACTGGTGTGTCACTCCATATAACCTCTACAGACTGGTGTGTCACTCCATACAGCCTCTACAGACTAGTGTGTCACTCCATACAGCCTCTACAGACTGGTGGCAGTATCACTCAATACAGCCTCTACAGACTGGTGGCAGTGTCACTCAATACAGCCTCTACAGACTGGTAACTGGCAGTGTCACTTCATACAGCCTCTACAGACTAGAGTGTCACTCCATACAGCCTCTACAGACTGATGTGTCACTCCATACAGCCTCTACAGACTGGTGGCAGTGTCACTCAATACAGCCTCTGCAGACTGGTGGCAGTGTCACACCATACAGCCTCTACAGACTGGTGGCAGTATCACTCAATACAGCCTCTACAGACTGGTGGCAGTGTCACTCCATACAGCCTCTACAGACTGGTAACTGGCAGTGTCACTCCATACAGCCTCTACAGACTGGTGGCAGTGTCACTCAATACAGCCTCTACAGACTGGTAACTGGCAGTGTCACTCCATACAGCCTCTACAGACTAGAGTGTCACTCCATACAGCCTCTACAGACTGGTGTGTCACTCCATACAGCCTCTACAGACTGGTGTATCACTCCATATAGACTCTGTTGA